In the genome of Cronobacter malonaticus LMG 23826, one region contains:
- a CDS encoding iron-containing redox enzyme family protein translates to MFNLQRIEPAFTEDSYGFTQSLLAYINGDSDNSPALHTPGEIVRRARQEHSAADEKIAQHTLFIIYQSVLSHPLSTPAARQYDSAVLEIKNIIEQQWMAHEFVGLVIPDEVNTSKNYGDYLKTVWQTHNASHHPLFEFLEKDASTQQLYYFFKSDSALNLIFFDLVAYTLIGSQPETRGTISENLWDETGHGDNVFTHVNLYKDVLARQDITLPTNHYIDMYGTEALAGHNAFMLGCVNRKHYYKLLGVMAMTEVLDPPQYTKLVNGCLRLGLIDRDVKYYTEHITIDIKHGDDWLYNVIDVIANRDPATRREFYLGSLLRLRTAERYYDQLMQKLLAL, encoded by the coding sequence ATGTTTAACCTTCAAAGAATTGAACCCGCATTTACGGAAGATAGTTATGGTTTTACTCAGAGCTTGCTCGCCTATATCAATGGCGACAGCGATAATTCTCCCGCGCTTCACACGCCTGGTGAAATCGTCCGGCGCGCCAGGCAGGAGCACTCGGCGGCCGATGAAAAAATAGCTCAACATACATTATTTATAATTTATCAGAGCGTATTGTCTCATCCTTTATCAACACCCGCCGCCAGACAATACGATTCTGCCGTGCTGGAAATAAAAAACATCATCGAACAGCAGTGGATGGCGCATGAATTTGTCGGGCTGGTTATTCCTGATGAAGTGAATACCTCGAAGAATTACGGCGATTATTTAAAGACAGTCTGGCAGACGCATAATGCATCACATCACCCTCTTTTCGAGTTTCTTGAAAAGGACGCTTCCACCCAACAGCTTTATTATTTTTTTAAAAGCGACAGCGCCCTTAACTTAATTTTCTTTGATCTGGTGGCGTACACCCTGATTGGCTCGCAGCCGGAAACACGCGGCACCATCAGCGAAAATCTGTGGGATGAAACAGGCCACGGCGACAACGTCTTCACGCACGTCAATCTCTATAAAGATGTGCTGGCGCGCCAGGATATCACCCTGCCCACCAACCACTATATTGATATGTACGGCACGGAAGCGCTCGCCGGCCATAATGCGTTTATGCTGGGCTGCGTCAACCGCAAACACTACTACAAACTGTTAGGCGTGATGGCGATGACGGAGGTGTTAGACCCACCGCAATATACCAAGCTGGTTAATGGTTGCCTGCGTCTCGGGCTTATCGATCGCGATGTGAAGTACTATACCGAGCATATTACTATTGATATCAAACACGGTGACGACTGGCTTTATAACGTCATCGATGTGATAGCTAATCGCGACCCGGCCACCCGCAGAGAGTTTTATCTGGGCAGCTTATTACGCTTGCGAACCGCCGAGCGGTATTACGATCAACTCATGCAAAAATTACTCGCGCTCTGA
- a CDS encoding DUF4142 domain-containing protein, with amino-acid sequence MQKSKTLKGLLVASAVAAMFSTAGVQAETPKTTTQNEAAGQTTSGAKLGAGDEKALKDMAQANINEVAAAKIALEKAQNSDVKAFAQKMVDDHSAALTKVQTVAQQKGVTLPTEPDAKHKAIAAKLEKESGDAFDKMYMKDAGTKDHKMVLSKLQSDAKNIKDPDVKALADAHTPVVEEHLKSAEQWSKHSAK; translated from the coding sequence ATGCAGAAGAGTAAAACCCTGAAAGGGCTGCTGGTTGCATCGGCAGTCGCAGCGATGTTCAGCACCGCAGGCGTGCAGGCCGAGACGCCGAAGACCACCACGCAAAATGAAGCCGCAGGCCAGACCACATCGGGTGCGAAACTCGGCGCGGGCGATGAAAAGGCGTTAAAAGACATGGCGCAGGCCAATATCAATGAAGTTGCCGCCGCGAAGATTGCGCTGGAGAAAGCGCAGAACAGCGACGTCAAAGCCTTTGCGCAGAAGATGGTCGACGACCATAGCGCTGCCCTGACAAAAGTCCAGACGGTTGCCCAGCAAAAAGGCGTGACGCTGCCGACGGAGCCGGACGCCAAACACAAAGCCATTGCCGCTAAGCTTGAAAAGGAAAGTGGCGACGCCTTTGACAAAATGTATATGAAGGATGCTGGTACTAAAGATCACAAAATGGTGCTCTCGAAACTGCAAAGCGACGCTAAAAACATCAAAGATCCCGATGTGAAAGCGCTGGCCGATGCGCATACGCCGGTTGTTGAGGAGCACCTGAAATCCGCCGAACAATGGTCGAAGCATTCAGCTAAGTAA